In Bradyrhizobium guangdongense, the sequence GCAGTCTTGGTGGGGCGGGCGTGTTCGTAGCCGAAAGCGATGTGGTTATGGACGAAGTCGCAGATGCCCTTGACCCGTGCCCAACCAGGCGCGGTCTTCTCGAACAACTTCCACGCCATGTCGGTAAGTCGGTCGGTCTCGACATACCGGCTCCCGAGCAAATACACGATGGTGTCCGGAGGAAGATCTTCCACCGCATGTTGCTGCGCTGATGGTACGATTAGGTCGGCCTGACCGCTATCTCGTACGATGCCGTCCGCTGTGAGGCGCATGCGGCCGGCGGGCGCAACGAGACGGCTACACCAATTTCCGAAACCGTCTCGATAGGGCGTAATCGGCACTGACGGCTCGCTGACAAGATGATCGGGCACGACGATGTCGGATGCCCGCGTGAAGTGCGTGCCGACAACTGCAATCAGAGGTGTTGGTTGCGGAAAGTCGTAGATCATCTCGAAGCCAACGCGGATTTTCATGGGATCTGGCTCCAATGAGACGATTGAGAACGTCGCAAGACTGTCTGCGCATCATCACCGACGAATGCTGCGAGCGCTCAGGCGCGAATAGTATGACATCGCAGCTGCGGCCACCAGCAGCATGCTCGATTGCGACGGATCAACCGTCCAACACCTGACCGGAACCCATTCCAGACTGAGGGCTTTGCAAATGATGAAAATGCGATCCAGAGTCAAACCCATGTCCGTTCAGCCGGTGCAAGACTGGCTGGCCCAG encodes:
- a CDS encoding transglutaminase-like domain-containing protein → MKIRVGFEMIYDFPQPTPLIAVVGTHFTRASDIVVPDHLVSEPSVPITPYRDGFGNWCSRLVAPAGRMRLTADGIVRDSGQADLIVPSAQQHAVEDLPPDTIVYLLGSRYVETDRLTDMAWKLFEKTAPGWARVKGICDFVHNHIAFGYEHARPTKTAWEVFNEGKGVCRDYAHLAIAFCRCMNIPARYCTGYLSDIGMAPPYAAGDFAGWFEAYIGGRWYTFDPRNNIPRIGRVLIAQGRDAADVPITQTFGPNTLLDFKVWTDELVC